One window of the Cryptococcus gattii WM276 chromosome E, complete sequence genome contains the following:
- a CDS encoding Plasma membrane protein, putative (Similar to TIGR gene model, INSD accession AAW43495.1) translates to MDYTSVRTKHRAERLAREAAAASHASYYAHPALHVHTYLNKSTSAVVTQEGNIVGALNDPVQPLAQSSAPEAGGEAPPTGAPTDPGEHVHNIPRVNANTEEARKVGIEGTKEEEGGKEDAGVPSGIDKGALEIGGEAGGTKTSPGPTAEEVARYTPMVSDRTNGGVLGLPNGRPDMERHLSVSGGMQPHLQLMCGPLLAYYTVKDNIWQGAAMVVIRDEGSVIDPPPYLNLSFHPYTPPSAEKPTLHDPEVQLLPSTTFGSQKIFTYASPEGNMSFHRFIMEIPLQMVQMTVRYRLNGGAEMDFVVPALGQNMRWAAHSCNGFSSGVNPDDFKGPYSSGYDPVWEDLLLKHQEKAFHCMVGGGDQIYCDAVTREPELQSWINEPTRKSKLGHPLTDDMRIAIDRFYFNHYCKIFRSNAFGRANSTIPMVNMLDDHDLIDGFGTYDDETQSAPVMSFVGSRGYFWFLLFQLFTCDAFDGVNPVPGTHAIKSLLIGDKNGPWIPFPSHSLLVYLGPKVTLLALDCRAERKLSQICRPESYSKVFNEVKKLQGIEQLVILLGVPIAYPRMSFLEHFLGLKWNPINILARHNALGLGSMVNKFNQASELLDDLNDHWCANTHKEERNWLVLECQELAKQMHARITFLSGDVHLAAVGCLFSKKKKGGKALKPEQDWRYMLNVITSAIVNTPPPAGAAKMVAMLGGHKHRTLHKDTDEHMMPLFEKDTDGSTLSRTFVQPRRNYTIVEYTPQSELIFDIRVEKSQGAGETVGYRVTAPAPKW, encoded by the exons AT GGACTACACCTCCGTCCGGACCAAACATCGTGCAGAGCGCCTCGCACGAGAAGCTGCCGCTGCATCTCACGCCTCATACTACGCCCACCCAGCCCTCCACGTCCACACATACCTAAACAAATCAACCTCCGCTGTGGTGACACAGGAAGGTAACATCGTCGGTGCACTCAACGATCCAGTCCAACCTCTGGCTCAATCTTCGGCGCCCGAAGCGGGCGGTGAAGCACCGCCCACAGGTGCTCCTACCGATCCAGGGGAGCATGTTCATAATATTCCACGTGTGAATGCCAATACCGAAGAAGCGCGAAAAGTCGGTATTGAAGGTACtaaggaggaggaaggcgGTAAGGAGGATGCTGGTGTTCCCAGTGGGATTGATAAGGGCGCTTTGGAGATTGGCGGCGAAGCAGGGGGAACAAAGACATCACCGGGCCCTACTGCCGAAGAGGTCGCGAGGTATACCCCGATGGTTAGTGATAGGACTAATGGGGGGGTGCTTGGTTTGCCGAACGGCAGGCCGGATATGGAGAGGCATTTGAGTGTGAGCGGGGGAATGCAGCCGCATTTGCAGTTGATGTGTGGACCTTTATTGGCGTATTACACTGTTAAGGACAATATCTGGCAAGGTGCTGCCATGGTA GTCATCCGCGATGA AGGCTCTGTGATTGATCCTCCGCCATACCTCAACCTTTCATTCCACCCTTATACCCCTCCTTCTGCCGAAAAGCCCACCCTCCATGATCCAGAAGTACAGCTGCTTCCTTCGACTACCTTTGGCTCACAGAAGATCTTTACCTACGCCTCTCCAGAAGGTAACATGAGCTTCCACAGGTTCATCATGGAGATTCCTTTGCAAATGGTTCAAATGACTGTCCGATATAGGTTGAATGGAGGTGCCGAGATGGATTTCGTTGTCCCCGCCTTAGGTCAGAATATGCGCTGGGCAGCCCACAGTTGTAATG GTTTCTCATCCGGGGTCAACCCCGACGATTTTAAGGGCCCTTATTCCTCAGGTTACGATCCTGTCTGGGAAGACTTGCTTCTCAAACACCAAGAAAAGGCTTTTCACTGTATGGTTGGAGGAGGGGATCAGATCTATTGTGATGCTGTGACAAGAGAGCCCGAGTTGCAGA GCTGGATTAATGAGCCCACTAGAAAGAGCAAGCTTGGCCATCCTTTGACCGATGACATG AGAATAGCAATCGATAGATTTTA CTTCAATCACTATTGCAAGATTTTCAGGAGCAATGCCTTTGGTCGTGCTAATTCTACTATTCCCAT GGTAAACATGCTTGATGATCACGATCTTATTG ATGGCTTCGGAACGTATGACGACGAAACGCAGAGTGCGCCGGTGATGTCGTTTGTGGGGAGCCGAGGCTACTTT TGGTTCCTCTTGTTTCAGCTTTTCACTTGTG ACGCATTTGATGGTGTAAACCCGGTCCCCGGAACTCATGCTATCAAGTCCCTCCTAATCGGTGACAAGAATGGTCCTTGGAttcctttcccttcccaCTCCCTCCTCGTCTACCTCGGCCCCAAAGTCACTCTTCTAGCTCTTGATTGCCGTGCTGAACGCAAGTTATCTCAGATCTGTCGACCAGAGTCGTATTCCAAGGTTTTCAACGAAGTAAAGAAGTTGCAGGGGATTGAGCAGCTGGTAATCCTTCTGGGTGTGCCCATCG CCTACCCACGAATGTCTTTCCTAGAACACTTCCTCGGACTAAAATGGAACCCCATCAACATCCTGGCGCGACACAACGCCCTCGGTCTGGGCAGTATGGTCAACAAGTTCAACCAAGCATCCGAGCTCCTCGATGACTTGAACGACCACTGGTGCGCCAATACTCATAAAGAGGAACGAAATTGGTTAGTACTCGAATGTCAAGAACTGGCCAAACAAATGCACGCCCGTATCACCTTTTTGAGTGGTGATGTTCACCTGGCAGCTGTTGGATGCCTATTctcaaagaagaagaagggtggaAAAGCGTTAAAACCGGAGCAGGATTGGAGATACATGTTGAACGTGATTACGAGTGCGATTGTGAATACGCCTCCTCCTGCAGGTGCTGCGAAGATGGTGGCCATGTTGGGCGGGCATAAGCATAGGACGTTGC ACAAGGATACAGATGAACACATGATGCCCCTTTTCGAAAAAGATACCGATGGTTCGACACTCAGTCGCACA TTTGTCCAGCCTCGTCGAAATTATACGATAGTAGAATACACCCCCCAGTCCGAACTCATCTTTGACATTCGCGTTGAGAAGAGTCAAGGTGCGGGCGAAACTGTCGGTTATCGCGTTACTGCCCCTGCGCCCAAGTGGTAA
- a CDS encoding vacuole protein, putative (Similar to TIGR gene model, INSD accession AAW43499.1), with the protein MSLIHNCSGVVIRCFKHVEHFADWLTGAAGPVFVFLCWLLIGSGGVLFFDVVARDLSLLSLLLLSPLLVLVPLNLYLQYYLVTHVPPGFPAPRASGPDENMSWIVPDTKSIWAPERWGFKKMTRPLTGNRQAEGTAETGRRVRRCRKCDGPKPERTHHCSVCKRCVLMMDHHCPWINNCVGLHNQRHFVLFMAWLSIGCWVTAVLGYHRFLDTFKYRSEWNSWTPKLGWTIIWVLAVAIGVAVPILTLWHLYMVSYGETSIESHDNAYLASKAKSEGLIYLNPYDLGRRRNLQLFFNLGPGGYSPTTLLFPFLVPPATNGWSFYRRPLPTHPLASTKELHAPELGEGLIARTNASSGRGLGLGLGLDVSDSVGSHAEDGLGGYVMGDDGSLTDDEEGGGGYID; encoded by the exons ATGTCGCTCATACACAACTGCTCTGGTGTGGTCATCCGGTGCTTCAAACACGTCGAACATTTTGCCGATTGGTTAACAGGCGCTGCTGGCCCTGTTTTTGTCTTCTTATGCTGGCTTTTGATAGGTTCTGGGGGCGTTTTGTTCT TCGACGTTGTTGCTCGAGacctctctcttctttcccttctccttctaTCACCGCTTCTCGTCCTCGTCCCTCTCAATCTCTACCTCCAATACTACCTCGTTACCCATGTCCCACCTGGATTTCCAGCACCTCGTGCATCGGGACCCGATGAAAATATGAGCTGGATTGTGCCTGATACCAAAAGTATATGGGCGCCGGAAAGGTGGGGGTTCAAGAAGATGACTAGGCCTTTAACCGGCAACAGACAGGCAGAAGGTACGGCGGAGACTGGAAGGAGGGTAAGACGATGTAGGAAATGTGACGGACCTAAACCGGAG AGGACACACCACTGCTCGGTATGTAAAAGATGTGTCCTAATGATGGACCATCATTGCCCTTGGATAAACAACTGC GTCGGTCTACATAACCAACGACATTTTGTTTTGTTTAT GGCGTGGCTATCAATAGGATGTTGGGTAACAGCAGTCCTAGGATATCATCGGTTCCTCGACACATTCAAATACCGTTCCGAA TGGAATTCATGGACACCCAAGTTAGGATGGACCATCATTTGGGTCCTCGCTGTTGCCATAG GTGTTGCTGTACCAATTTTGACATTGTGGCATCTATATATGGTGTCATATGGGGAGACATCGATTGAATCTCACGATAACGCCTATCTCGCATCAAAAGCAAAGTCTGAGGGTCTC ATCTACCTAAACCCGTATGATCTCGGAAGACGACGTAATCTTCAATTGTTTTTTAACCTTGGTCCAGGGGGCTA CTCTCCTACTactctcctctttcccttccttgTTCCACCAGCAACAAATGGCTGGTCCTTTTATAGACGTCCCTTACCTACGCATCCATTAGCATCCACGAAAGAACTCCACGCCCCTGAACTTGGCGAAGGGCTTATCGCACGCACAAACGCTTCGTCTGGGCGTGGCTTAGGATTAGGCTTAGGTTTAGATGTAAGTGACAGTGTCGGCAGCCATGCGGAGGATGGATTAGGAGGGTATGTTATGGGAGATGATGGGAGTTTAAcagacgatgaggaaggaggaggtggaTATATAGACTGA
- a CDS encoding ATP synthase gamma chain, mitochondrial precursor, putative (Similar to TIGR gene model, INSD accession AAW43492.1), whose product MLSRAARPAITLARTANQQQAGMATLKEIEQRLKSVRNIEKITKSMKVVASTKLTRAEKAMREAKKYGAANNELFKHTEAQSEAEPKILYVGISSDGGLCGGIHSSISRYIKKEMIEQPGALAVVGDKPKAQLSRAMPQAFKVSFSAVGKDVPTFGEASAIADEIVKNGGEWDVVKIVSNKYLSAISYEAGTTTVISAKALQEAAGFRQYEMEEDVSKDLAEFSLANAIYTALVEGHAAEISARRTAMENASNNALDMMGSLQLQYNRGRQAVITNELIDIITGASAL is encoded by the exons ATGCTTTCCCGCGCAGCCAGGCCAGCCATCACCCTCGCAAGGACCGCCAACCAGCAGCAGGCCGGTATGGCTACCCTCAAGGAGATTGAGCAGAG GTTGAAGTCTGTCAGGAACATTGAAAAGATCACCAAG TCCATGAAGGTCGTCGCTTCTACCAAGCTCACTCGTGCTGAGAAGGCTATGCGAGAGGCCAAGAAGTACGGTGCTGCCAACAACG AGTTGTTCAAGCACACCGAGGCCCAGTCCGAAGCCGAGCCCAAGATCCTCTACGTCGGTATCTCCTCCGACGGTGGTCTCTGTGGTGGTATCCactcttccatctctcgATACatcaagaaggagatgattGAGCAGCCCGGTGCCCTCGCCGTCGTCGGTGACAAGCCCAAGGCCCAACTCTCCCGTGCCATGCCCCAGGCGTTCAAGGTCTCCTTCTCCGCTGTCGGCAAGGACGTCCCCACTTTCGGCGAGGCTTCCGCCATCGCTGACGAGATTGTCAAGAATGGCGGTGAATGGGATGTCGTCAAGATTGTCTCCAACAAGTACCTCTCCGCCATCTCTTACGAAGCTGGTACTACCACCGTCATCTCTGCCAAGGCTCTCCAGGAGGCGGCTGGTTTCCGACAGTAcgagatggaggaggatgtcTCCAAGGACCTTGCCGAATTCTCCCTTGCCAACGCCATTTACACTGCTCTTGTCGAGGGTCACGCTGCTGAGATTAGCGCTAGGAGGACTGCCATGGAGAACGCTTCCAAC AACGCTCTTGACATGATGGGCTCcctccagctccagtaCAACCGTGGTCGTCAAGCCGTCATCACCAACGAGCTTATCGACATTATCACT GGTGCCTCTGCTCTTTAA
- a CDS encoding Translation initiation factor, putative (Similar to TIGR gene model, INSD accession AAW43820.1), with amino-acid sequence MKKKKKKVTVADTEETPEPSPAPAVETPAPVAAAPVAEAEAKTEAPAPVATPEPSAEQPVDDSGDLFADLKKKKKKKKDIPLDLESAEPSATVDGLDVPIKKKKSKKTTDFSKELEDLDAEQNQDNADIEGDLGDDVFQKSGEGETSELGKEAWVVENRDPTYPELLKRFFNLLHAHNPELAGEKRRYTIVPPQVAREGTKKTLFANITDICRRMRRQPEHVIQFLYSELGTTGSVDGAQRLVMKGRYTQKQIENVLRKYIVEYVTCKICKSPDTILDKENRLYFMTCESCGSRRSVSAIKTGFQAQIGKRIKAA; translated from the exons atgaagaagaagaagaagaaggttaCCGTTGCCGACACTGAAGAGACTCCCGAGCCATCCCCCGCCCCTGCCGTTGAGACTCCCGCTCCTGTCGCCGCCGCTCCCGTCGCTGAGGCCGAGGCTAAAACCGAGGCTCCGGCTCCCGTCGCCACCCCCGAGCCTAGTGCGGAACAGCCTGTAGATGACAGTGGTGATCTGTTTGCCGAtttgaaaaagaagaagaagaagaagaaggatatCCCTCTTGACCTC GAATCTGCCGAGCCCTCTGCTACTGTTGACGGTCTTGACGTGCCCATTAAGAAGAAAAAGTCCAAGAAGACGACTGACTTTTCCAAAGAACTCGAAGACCTCGACGCTGAGCAGAACCAAGATAACGCGGATATTGAAGGTGACCTCGGAGACGACGTGTTCCAAAAATCTGGCGAAGGAGAGACTAGCGAGCTGGGCAAGGAAGCTTGGGTTGTCGAGAATCGAGACCCTACATACCCTGAATTGCTTAAACGGTTCTTCAACCTCTTGCACGCCCACAACCCCGAACTTGCCGGCGAGAAGAGACGATACACTATCGTGCCCCCTCAAGTCGCTCGAGAAGGTACAAAGAAGACGCTTTTCGCCAATATTACCGATATCTGCAGGAGGATGCGAAGACAGCCGGAACACGTTATTCAGTTCTTGTACTCTGAATTGGGTACAACCGGAAGTGTGGACGGTGCGCAGAGATTGGTGATGAAGGGAAGATATACACAAAAACAGATTGAGAATGTGTTGAGAAAATATATCG TCGAGTATGTTACATGCAAGATTTGCAAGTCTCCCGACACTATTCTCGACAAGGAGAACCGACTGTACTTTATGACCTGCGAGTCTTGTGGATCTC GACGATCCGTGTCTGCGATCAAGACTGGTTTCCAGGCGCAAATCGGAAAAAGGATCAAGGCGGCATAA
- a CDS encoding uncharacterized protein (Similar to TIGR gene model, INSD accession AAW43497.1), translating into MASAVSGPSTKQVHPFYCAVCSLPTEYCEFGPSVSKCKAWLEGQDKDEYERVWGEGALASRIGTLSLDKQEKLEADAAKLEKKAAKKAEAEAKKKEQTKIVIKRSERTKRKHQTHIQNLELFGVDLKKAAKQFAGKFATGSSVSKTPQGEEEIVIQGDVGDEIVEMIRQQVGALKGVPVDQITRVEVKKKKEAEEPAA; encoded by the exons ATGGCTTCAGCGGTTAGCGGTCCTTCCACCAAGCAGGTTCACCCTTTCTATTGCGCAGTTTGCAGTTTACCTACTGAATACTGCGAGTTTGGACCATCAGTTTCGAAATGCAAGGCGTGGCTTGAGGGGCAGGACAAGGATGAGTATGAGAGGGTGTGGGGTGAAG GCGCTTTGGCGAGTCGAATCGGTACCCTTTCTTTGGACAAGCAGGAGAAGCTCGAAGCAGATGCTGCCAAGTTGGAAAAGAAAGCTGCTAAGAAAGCTGAGGCCGAagccaagaagaaggagcagaCCAAG ATTGTCATCAAGCGCTCCGAACGAACAAAGCGCAAGCATCAAACACACATCCAAAACCTCGAATTATTTGGTGTTGATCTCAAAAAGGCTGCCAAACAATTTGCAGGTAAATTTGCTACCGGTAGTAGTGTGAGCAAGACACCTcagggagaggaggagattGTTATTCAAGGTGACGTTGGAGATGAGATTGTGGAGATGATTAGACAACAGGTGGGAGCGTTAAAAGGTGTACCGGTGGATCAGATCACTAGG GTGgaagtgaagaagaagaaggaagctgAAGAGCCTGCGGCGTAG
- a CDS encoding Hypothetical Protein (Similar to TIGR gene model, INSD accession AAW43821.1), with protein sequence MFLSRSQLRLLTPFFLLVTNLPLTNGQIDTSTIAHTITATRALYPSSSSTQADSAKGGVIKIEDSIPTSLSSTPTSKTSGVHEASTLPMHWVHANPSTLPDQKVSVAVASPNPEGEYKVDPSPQISGHKVSVSSQVQGGSMRLAGTVDVCASGDISSADSYDCYEWVWVDEFRNEISKRTNSKLEAMELLVEDRGKYKKEKNPSFKGKGAGSGQKGRRATEMVKRASQAAESPANSTSHESSSVSGTSHDPSVSIHPPTTSTADSSSAISSTTKSVSSVADSQLTTYPAASVAYSAIEGLHDSQRDPNEFHTFNRAALIASIVLIVIGLSAIGYVVVYLYRNRQKKNKEAQAKLNQREHFFAMNNAPRRYDSLKNGNYMHGYEVAHLGNQASPDDSMASQLNRLYSIQAAFAKNRKINQHE encoded by the exons ATGTTCCTTTCCCGTTCTCAACTCCGTCTTCTCACCCCATTTTTTCTCCTTGTCACCAACCTCCCCTTGACTAACGGCCAGATCGATACTTCTACCATCGCCCACACCATCACAGCCACTCGTGCTCTGTATCCGAGCTCCTCTTCAACCCAAGCCGATTCCGCCAAAGGAGGAGTGATAAAGATTGAGGATTCGATCCCTACCTCCTTGTCGAGCACGCCAACCTCAAAGACGAGTGGGGTGCATGAAGCTAGTACCTTGCCCATGCACTGGGTCCATGCCAACCCTAGTACTTTGCCTGATCAGAAAGTCAGCGTCGCAGTTGCTAGTCCGAATCCGGAAGGGGAGTACAAA GTTGACCCAAGTCCACAGATTTCTGGACACAAGGTTTCTGTCAGCTCTCAAGTTCAAGGTGGCTCAATGAGGCTTGCTGGTACTGTCGATGTTTGTGCATCTGG AGACATCAGTTCGGCCGACTCGTATGATTGCTATGAATGGGTTTGGGTAGATGAGTTTAGGAATGAGATTAGTAAGCGGACAAACTCCAAATTGGAAGCTATGGAACTCCTTGTAGAAGATCGTGGGAAGTAtaaaaaggaaaagaacCCTTCATTTAAAGGGAAAGGCGCTGGGTC TGGTCAAAAAGGGCGCCGAGCCACCGAAATGGTCAAGAGGGCCTCTCAGGCCGCAGAGTCTCCTGCCAATTCAACTTCCCATGAATCTTCCTCGGTCTCTGGTACCAGTCACGATCCCTCAGTTAGCATTCATCCTCCCACCACCTCAACGGCTGATTCTTCGTCTGCAATCAGCTCTACTACTAAATCAGTCTCTTCTGTCGCCGACTCCCAGCTTACCACGTATCCTGCCGCTTCTGTCGCTTACTCCGCCATCGAAGGTTTACATGACTCTCAACGCGACCCGAACGAATTTCACACTTTCAACCGCGCTGCTCTCATTGCTAGTATCGTTCTGATTGTCATTGGTCTCTCCGCCATCGGCTATGTCGTAGTCTACCTATACCGGAACAGACAAAAGAAGAATAAGGAAGCCCAGGCAAAACTCAACCAGCGAGAACATTTTTTTGCTATGAACAACGCTCCGAGAAGGTATGATTCGCTCAAGAATGGCAACTATATGCATGGATATGAAGTGGCCCATCTGGGGAACCAGGCGTCTCCTGACGATTCTATGGCCTCGCAACTGAACCGGCTATATAGTATCCAGGCGGCATTCGCCAAGAACAGGAAGATTAATCAACATGAGTGA
- a CDS encoding enoyl-CoA hydratase PHS1 (Similar to TIGR gene model, INSD accession AAW43490.1), with translation MPHVAAPSRQALEKERLHRHAQQPGSSLSASAVTSPSLSPLKLYLLAYNILSALLWGHLLFLTLSFLATSHNSSSLLGRLTKSFSSVSHSCSAWHDFVNHLKGSYDYHNLGWWTKWTQTLAVLEVVHAALGWVRSPVGTVASQVASRLWTVWGVVEAAPEITHGHPLFTTMLFAWSLTEVIRYSFYALSLLSISAPVLNYLRYTTFIPLYPLGASSEAFLSFATLPALAPVVSKAVTHVVAKAPREIMKSRVGRELLWWCAKHGGSMGGAQKQWGWIEVVRAGLFLLWWPALYVLYTYMLKQRRKVLGKGKTIGGVNKAR, from the exons ATGCCCCACGTCGCTGCTCCCAGCCGCCAAGCGCTCGAGAAGGAACGCCTCCACCGCCACGCCCAGCAGCCCGGCTCATCCCTCTCTGCCTCCGCCGTCACCTCTCCCTCGCTCTCCCCGCTCAAACTCTACCTCCTCGCATACAACATCCTCTCCGCCCTTCTTTGGGGccacctcctcttcctcactctctccttcctcgcCACCTCCCACAACTCCTCGTCCCTCCTCGGCCGCCTCACCAAGTCGTTCTCCAGCGTCTCCCACTCCTGCTCCGCCTGGCACGACTTTGTGAACCACCTCAAGGGATCATACGACTACCACAACCTCGGCTGGTGGACAAAGTGGACTCAGACCCTCGCCGTGCTCGAAGTCGTGCATGCTGCCCTCGGGTGGGTGAGGAGTCCTGTCGGCACAGTGGCTAGCCAAGTCGCCAGCAGACTCTGGACTGTCTGGGGCGTCGTCGAGGCCGCTCCCGAGATC ACTCACGGCCATCCCTTGTTCACAACCATGCTTTTCGCCTGGTCCCTCACCGAAGTCATCCGCTACTCATTCTACGCCCTGtccctcctctccatctccgCCCCCGTCCTCAACTACCTCCGCTACACGACATTCATCCCCCTCTACCCGCTCGGCGCCTCGTCCGAGGCCTTTCTCTCCTTTGCGACACTCCCTGCTTTGGCGCCGGTGGTCAGTAAGGCCGTGACGCATGTGGTGGCCAAAGCGCCGAGGGAGATAATGAAGAGTAGAGTGGGGAGGGAACTGCTTTGGTGGTGTGCGAAACATGGAGGCAGCATGGGTGGTGCGCAGAAACAGTGGGGATGGATCGAGGTTGTACGGGCGGGGCTGTTTCTCCTTTGGTGGCCTG CTCTTTATGTCCTCTACACCTACATGCTCAAACAGCGTCGAAAGGTTTTgggcaagggcaagacTATAGGCGGCGTTAACAAGGCCCGATAA
- a CDS encoding Peptidyl-prolyl cis-trans isomerase C, mitochondrial precursor (PPIase) (Rotamase) (Cyclophilin C) (PPI-III) (Similar to TIGR gene model, INSD accession AAW43856.1), with product MPNVKQDDSPMKKDDKPLPNVYLKISINGKEAGKIVIKLYDDVVSKTCANFRSLCTGKKPDQTPLPPSFTYRSTPFHRIIPNFMIQSGDFERQDGTGGISIYGEKFPDENFEKKHDKIGLVSMANCGAHTNGSQFFITTVEKCEWLDGRHVVFGEVVEGMDVVKEVESKGNKEGKPSKDKVIISACGAV from the exons ATGCCCAATGTCAAGCAAGACGACAGTCCAATGAAGAAGGACGATAAACCTCTCCC TAATGTGTACCTCAAAATATCCATTAATGGAAAAGAAGCGGGCAAGATAGTAATCAAGTTGTACGACGATGTGGTTTCCAAGACTTGTGCCAATTTTAGGTCTTTATGTACTGGCAAA AAACCAGATCAAACCCCACTCCCACCCTCATTCACCTACCGTTCCACCCCGTTTCACCGTATCATTCCCAACTTTATGATCCAATCAGGCGATTTCGAACGACAAGACGGTACAGGCGGGATAAGTATCTATGGAGAGAAATTCCCCGATGAGAATTTTGAGAAAAAGCATGATAAAATCGGGTTGGTGAGTATGGCTAATTGTGGAGCCCATACGAATGGAAGTCAGTTTTTTATTACGACAGTGGAAAAGTGTGAGTGGTTAGA TGGGAGACACGTAGTTTTCGGAGAAGTTGTCGAAGGCATGGATGTCGTGAAAGAGGTGGAATCAAAGGGGAACAAGGAAGGTAAACCTTCCAAGGACAAGGTCATCATCTCCGCCTGCGGAGCTGTCTGA